ACATATGGTGCAGCTGGCAGGCCGCGAGGCACACTGGATGGCCGAAGCCGCCCGGATTGTCGAGGGCGAGGGTGCTGACATCATCGATATCAATATGGGCTGTCCTGCAAAGAAGGTGACCGGTGGATATTCCGGTTCTGCCCTCATGCGGGATCCTGACCATGCACTGAGCCTCGTGGAAGCTGTGGTTCGTGCTGTTCGCGTGCCCGTCACAGTCAAGATGCGGTTGGGCTGGGATGACAATTCGCTCAACGCGCCCCTGATCGCAAAGCGAGCGCAGGACGCCGGGGTTGCAATGATTACCGTGCACGGGCGGACACGGATGCAGTTTTACGAAGGTCGTGCGGACTGGTCCGCCATTCACGCGGTTCGGGACGTTCTATCCATTCCGCTTGTGGCCAATGGCGATGTCGAGACAGCAGACGACGTGCAGAACATCGTTGCAGCATCCGGTGCGGATGCTGTCATGACTGGCCGAGGCACGCAGGGTCGTCCGTGGCATGCAGGCGTACTGGCTGGTGCTCGGGAACCTGATGTCCGCGAAAAGGCGTCGGTTGCCTGCGAACACTACGAAATGATGCTTGCGTTCTATGGGCGGGAGGCCGGTCTGCGCCATGCCCGCAAACATGTCGGCTGGTATCTCGATCGCAACACGATCGGCGTCCCGGCGGAGCTGAAAGCGAGCCTGATGACAGAGCGGGATCCCGAGCGGGTTCTCAAGGTATTGGAAGATATGATGATCAAAGGCGCGGTTCCTGCGCGTAGGGAGGCCGCATGAGCCCGCAAGCAACAGACAAACTGGCCATGGCGGTTTTGAATTCCGTTCAGAACCCGGTGATCATGGTTGACCAGGAAGGGCAGATTGCGTTCGCAAACTGGGAGGCCGAAGCTTTTTTCGGTGCCAGCGCTACGCATCTCGCCAAGAACAAAATCTCGACCTTCATTCCTTTTGGCAGCCCGCTTCTGGCGTTGATCGATCAGGTGCGGGAGCGTCGTGCGCCGGTCAACGAATATCGTGTCGATCTCTCATCCCCGCGTCTTGGCCAGGAAAAGCTGGTGGACCTGTATGTCGCGCCTGTGGTGACGGATCCGGGCTGCGTTGTCATTGTGTTTCAGGAGAGAAGCATGGCGGACAAGATCGACCGTCAGCTGACCCACCGGGCAGCGGCACGGTCTGTGACCGGCCTTGCATCCATGCTCGCGCATGAGATCAAAAACCCGCTTTCGGGCATCCGTGGCGCCGCACAGCTGCTCGAAACATCGGTCGCAGACGAAGATCGTGCGCTGACCCGATTGATCTGTGATGAGACCGATCGGATCGTTTCGCTGGTCGATCGGATGGAAGTGTTTTCGGATGAACGTCCCGTAGACCGGGTTCCGCTCAACATTCACTCCGTACTCGATCACGTAAAGGCTGTGGCGAAGGCCGGCTTCGCGCGCGATATCAAGATCAGCGAAAACTATGATCCCTCGCTTCCATCGGTCTATGCAAACCGCGATCAACTGGTGCAGGTCTTTCTCAACCTCATCAAGAATGCGGCCGAAGCGATTGGGGACCAGCAGGATGGCGAGATCATGCTGACCACCGCTTATCGGCCCGGCATTCGCCTCTCCGTCGCCGGTACGCGGGAAAAGATCTCTCTGCCACTGGAGTTCTGCGTCATCGACAACGGACCGGGCGTGCCGAGTGATCTTCTGCCCCATCTGTTCGATCCATTCATTACCACGAAAACCAACGGCTCGGGCCTCGGCCTTGCGCTGGTCGCAAAGATCATCGGCGGCCACGGCGGCATCGTCGAATGCGACAGCCAGGCGCGCCGGACGGTTTTTCGCGTACTCATGCCCATGCACAAGGGAGATGACCTTCAGGCTTGAAGGTCGCTGCTGAACACGACAGGAAGTTTGAAATGACTGCTACCATCCTTGTCGCAGATGACGATGCGGCCATCCGGACCGTATTGAACCAGGCGCTGACGCGTGCCGGTTACGATGTACGTATCACCTCGAACGCGGCCACGCTGTGGCGCTGGATTTCAGCAGGCGAGGGTGATCTGGTCGTGACCGACGTCGTCATGCCGGATGAGAACGCTTTCGATCTGCTTCCGCGCATAAAGAAGTCACGCCCTGATCTGCCCGTTCTGGTCATGAGCGCGCAGAACACATTCATGACCGCTATCAAGGCATCGGAAAAGGGCGCCTACGACTATCTTCCGAAGCCGTTCGACCTGACCGAACTTATTGCCATCATCGGGCGGGCGCTTTCCGAGCCGAAGCGCAAGCCGGCCAAGCTGGATGACGACATGCAGGACGGCATGCCGCTGGTCGGCCGCTCGGCTGCGATGCAGGAAATCTACCGCGTTCTGGCCCGCCTCATGCAGACCGATCTGACGCTGATGATTACGGGCGAGTCCGGCACTGGCAAGGAACTGGTGGCACGGGCGCTGCATGATTACGGCAAGCGGCGCAATGGCCCCTTCGTTGCCATCAACATGGCGGCGATTCCGCGAGACCTGATCGAGTCTGAACTTTTCGGACATGAAAAGGGTGCGTTCACCGGCGCGCAGAACCGCTCGACAGGTCGCTTCGAGCAGGCTGAGGGCGGAACGCTTTTCCTGGACGAAATCGGCGACATGCCCATGGACGCCCAGACGCGCCTGCTGCGCGTTCTTCAGCAGGGGGAGTACACGACGGTGGGTGGCCGGACTCCGATCCGTACCGATGTCCGGATCGTGGCCGCAACCAACAAGGATCTGAAGCAGCTCATCAATCAGGGACTGTTCCGCGAGGATCTCTACTATCGCCTTAATGTGGTGCCGCTGCGCTTGCCGCCCTTGCGGGACCGCGCTGAAGACATTCCGGATCTCGTTCGTCACTTCATGCAGCAGGCTGAAAAGCAGGGCCTTGATGGCAAGCGATTCGACACGGAGGCGCTGGATCTGATGAAAGCCTATGCGTGGCCCGGAAACGTTCGCGAACTGGAGAACCTTGTTCGCCGGTTGATGGCGCTCTATCCACAGGAAGTCATTACGCGCGAGATTATCGATACGGAGCTCAGATCCGATGTTCCTGACAGTCCGATCGAGAAAATGGGTGCGCGACCGGATAACATGACGATTGCCCAGGCGGTCGAAGAAAACATGCGGACCTATTTCGCAAGCTTTGGCGAGGCATTACCGCCGCCGGGGCTTTACGACCGCGTTTTGACAGAAATGGAATATCCGCTCATTCTTGCCGCCCTCACGGCAACGAGAGGAAACCAGATCAAGGCAGCGGATCTGCTTGGGCTCAACCGCAACACTTTGCGGAAGAAGATCCGCGAATTGGGCGTTTCGGTCTACCGCAGCTCGCGGACCGTGTAGCCGTCCTTGCCCTTCGAGCTTGACATAGGATCAGGGCTCGTTGCATTTTCGCCACAATGCGTTGCTCAATAGCAACGCAGAAGAGATCGAGTCGCATCCCGGATGCGGTCGTTTTTGCGAAATGAGCGCGTTGGTCGCTGTTTGAGTGCAGGGACTGGGATTGGGGTTAAGCATGGCAGATGCGTTGTCAGCGGCCGCGGGTGAAGAGCCAGCGGCACTGGTGCAGGACCGGCGTGCATCCTTCGCATTGCCCGGGCTTCTGCTTGCAGGCGGCGCACTCATCTGCGCCGTTGCAACTCTTCTCGTGCTTCTCGGCGCTACGCCCATTGCACCGACGTCAAATGTCGTGATCACCTCGGCAGTTCTCAACACGCTTTTCGTGCTGGGGCTGATCTATCTGATCGCACGCGAAGTTTCACGCCTGGTCAAAGCGCGCAAGCGCGGCCGCGCCGCAGCGCGTCTACACGTCCGTATCGTTGTACTGTTTTCGATTGTGGCGATCACGCCTGCTGTCCTGGTCGCGATTTTTGCAAGTCTGACGCTCAATGTCGGTCTTGATCGCTGGTTCTCCTTGCGCACCCAGTCGATCGTCCAGTCCTCGCTGGACGTTGCACGCGCCTATATGCTTGAGAATGCGAGCTATCTGCAGGGTCAGACCGTATCGATGGCAAACGACCTCGAACGAAACCGTGCGATGTTCTATTTGGATCGCACCGGATTCGTTGACCTGATGACGCGTCAGGCCAGGGGTCGTGGAATGCTGGGTGCATTCCTGGTCCGTGAAGATGGCGAAGCGATCGCCCAGGCGGATATCCAGACCGAAAAGCCGCTACCTGCAATCCCCAAGGATGCCTTGGCCAGTTCGGCGGCCGGTCAGCCGA
The window above is part of the Rhizobium rhizoryzae genome. Proteins encoded here:
- the dusB gene encoding tRNA dihydrouridine synthase DusB, whose translation is MSPFNPAAPFFIGPVEIRNRIVLAPMSGVTDLPYRQLAWRYGAGLVVTEMVASRELVHNKGESWERLKSTGIRPHMVQLAGREAHWMAEAARIVEGEGADIIDINMGCPAKKVTGGYSGSALMRDPDHALSLVEAVVRAVRVPVTVKMRLGWDDNSLNAPLIAKRAQDAGVAMITVHGRTRMQFYEGRADWSAIHAVRDVLSIPLVANGDVETADDVQNIVAASGADAVMTGRGTQGRPWHAGVLAGAREPDVREKASVACEHYEMMLAFYGREAGLRHARKHVGWYLDRNTIGVPAELKASLMTERDPERVLKVLEDMMIKGAVPARREAA
- a CDS encoding two-component system sensor histidine kinase NtrB, encoding MSPQATDKLAMAVLNSVQNPVIMVDQEGQIAFANWEAEAFFGASATHLAKNKISTFIPFGSPLLALIDQVRERRAPVNEYRVDLSSPRLGQEKLVDLYVAPVVTDPGCVVIVFQERSMADKIDRQLTHRAAARSVTGLASMLAHEIKNPLSGIRGAAQLLETSVADEDRALTRLICDETDRIVSLVDRMEVFSDERPVDRVPLNIHSVLDHVKAVAKAGFARDIKISENYDPSLPSVYANRDQLVQVFLNLIKNAAEAIGDQQDGEIMLTTAYRPGIRLSVAGTREKISLPLEFCVIDNGPGVPSDLLPHLFDPFITTKTNGSGLGLALVAKIIGGHGGIVECDSQARRTVFRVLMPMHKGDDLQA
- the ntrC gene encoding nitrogen regulation protein NR(I); translation: MTATILVADDDAAIRTVLNQALTRAGYDVRITSNAATLWRWISAGEGDLVVTDVVMPDENAFDLLPRIKKSRPDLPVLVMSAQNTFMTAIKASEKGAYDYLPKPFDLTELIAIIGRALSEPKRKPAKLDDDMQDGMPLVGRSAAMQEIYRVLARLMQTDLTLMITGESGTGKELVARALHDYGKRRNGPFVAINMAAIPRDLIESELFGHEKGAFTGAQNRSTGRFEQAEGGTLFLDEIGDMPMDAQTRLLRVLQQGEYTTVGGRTPIRTDVRIVAATNKDLKQLINQGLFREDLYYRLNVVPLRLPPLRDRAEDIPDLVRHFMQQAEKQGLDGKRFDTEALDLMKAYAWPGNVRELENLVRRLMALYPQEVITREIIDTELRSDVPDSPIEKMGARPDNMTIAQAVEENMRTYFASFGEALPPPGLYDRVLTEMEYPLILAALTATRGNQIKAADLLGLNRNTLRKKIRELGVSVYRSSRTV